AGCGCCCAGGGCCCGGGCAACGCCGTGCTGATCAAGTCCGCCTACCCCTGGGTCGACGCCCTCTCGGACGAGAACAGCCTGGCGCAGATGCAACTGAACAACCCGGACGCCAGCGGCAACCTGCGCCCACCCGAGCGCCTGTGCAATGGCCAGACCCTGCTATGCCGCGCCATGGGCCTGAAAGTGCCGCACTGGGACGCGCAACGGTTCGACCCCGAGCGCCTGTACGTCGAAGACTGCGGCATCGCCGTGAATCGGGTGATCCAGGCGGCGCGCCTGGGCATCCCCCACGGCCGCGACGAACACCTGCCCTACCGCTTCGTCGACGCCGAGTACGCCCGCTATTGCACCCGCAACCCGTTGCGCCGCGGCCAGCACGAAGGCCACGACTTCTTCATTCTCGAACAAGGAAACTGACCCATGGGCCAATGGCTCGACAGCCTGACCGCCTGGCTCGGCGCCAACCCGCAGTGGCTTGGCCTGGCGATTTTCGTGATCGCTTGCGTGGAATGCCTCGCCATTGCCGGCATCATCGTGCCCGGCACTGTGCTGCTGTTCGCCGTCGCCGTACTGGCCGGCAGCGGTGCCTTCACGCTTGGGGAAACCCTGCTGCTGGGCTTCCTCGGCGGCGTGCTCGGGGACGCGATCTCTTATGGTGTGGGCAAGTACTTCCACCAGAACATCCGCCGCCTGCCGCTGCTGCGCGGCCACCCGGAGTGGATCGGCAGCGCCGAGGCGTACTTCCAGCGCTATGGCATCGCCAGCCTGCTGGTCGGCCGCTTCATCGGCCCGTTGCGCCCAATGCTGCCGATGGTCGCCGGCATGTTCGACATGCCACTACCGCGTTTCATCGCCGTCAGCCTGGTGGCCGGCGCCGGTTGGTCGGTCGCCTACCTGCTGCCCGGCTGGGCCACCGGCGCGGCGATGCGCCTGCCGTTGCCGGAAGGCTTCTGGCTGGATGCCGGCATCGTCTTCGGTACCCTCGCGGTGCTGATCGGCCTGAGCCTGAACAGCAGCCTGCGCGACCAGCGTTATGGCACCCGGCTGATTGCCGGGCTGAGCGGCCTGGCGGTAGCGGCACTGTTCATCGGCTGGCCCTATCTCAACGAGTTCGACCAGGGCCTGATGACCCTGGTGCAAGAGCATCGCAGCCAGGCCATCGATGGCGCCGTGGTGATGATCACCCGGCTGGGTGACTTCCGCACTCAATTCTTCCTGGGTGGCCTGCTGACCGGCCTGCTGTTGCTGGCCCGGCAATGGCGCCATGCCCTGTTCGCCGGGGCGACGTTGATCGGCACCGCGCTGGCCAATGGCTCGTTGAAATGGCTGTTTGCCCGCGCACGCCCGGAAGTGCTGGCCGACCCGCTGACCAGCTACAGCATGCCCAGCGGGCACAGTTCGGCGTCGTTCGCGTTCTTCCTGGTGCTGGCGGTGCTGGCCGGCCGTGGCCAACCGCCGCGCATGCGCCTGACCTGGGTGATGCTGGGCTGCCTGCCGGCGCTGGCCATCGCCCTGTCGCGGGTATACCTGGGGGCGCATTGGCCGACCGATATCCTGGCCGGGGCGTTGCTGGCGTGCTGTGTGTGCGCGGCGAGCCTGACGCTGGTGCAGCATCGCCAGCCGCTCATGGCCTTGTCGCAACGGGTGTGGTGGCTGGTGCTGCCGGCCTGTGTCGCGCTGCTGGCGTTCTTCATGCTGCATGCCCTGCCCAAGGCACTGCTGCGTTACCAGTACTAAAAAGCTTCGCCGGCAAGCCGGCTCCTACGAAAAGCGGCCGGCGCCCAACCTGTAGGAGCCGGCTTGCCGGCGAACAGGAGGTCAGGCGAACAACTCACCCTGGATCCGCTCCAGCAGCGCCTGGATCGCCTCCAGCCGCCGCTGCGGCGAGTCGATCGCCAGCAGGTCCAGCTTGTCCTCCTCCATGAACGGCAGCAGGTACGCCAGCTGGTTGCCCAGCGCCTGGCGCCCATCGACATCCCGGGGCATGTCCAGTGCCTCCACCATCGGGTGCTCGCCCAGGGCCAGCAGCAACGCCAGCAGGTCATCGTCCTGCTCCACCAGCGGGCTGTCCGCCTGATCAGGCAACCACTGCACCTCGGCGAGCATGAGCTGGTCCTTCTGCACCTCGGTCTGCTCGACAGTGAACCGCCGGACACCTTCGACCCGAATACCCAGCAAGCCATTGTCCTGCTGCACGAAGTCGCGGATCAGCGCCTCGCAACCAATCGAGGCCACCACCGGCGGGGCCTTGCCCACCTGCTCGCCTTCGAGGATGCACACCACACCAAAGCCCGCGCCCTGCTTCATGCAACGGCCGATCATGTCCAGGTAGCGTGCCTCGAAGATCTGCAGATCGAGCAGGCAACCGGGAAACAACACGGTATTGAGGGGAAAAAGCGGTAGCGTCATGGGTTTTCCTCAAGCCACCAGGCTGACCGCCAACGGCAGGAACACTGCCGTGGCCACGCCCATCAGGCTCATCGCCAGCGCGGCGAAGGCGCCGCATTCATCACTTTCCTGCAAGGCCACCGAAGTGCCCACCGCATGGGCTGTCACCCCCAGCGCCATGCCCCGTGCCTCGGGGCTGAGCACGCCGAAACGGGTCAGCAGCGCCGGGCCGAAGATCGCCCCGATCACCCCGGTGATCAGCACGAACACCGCCGCCAGGGCCGCTACGCCGCCAATCTGCTCGGCCACCAGCATGGCGATGGGCGAAGTCACCGACTTCGGCGCCATGGTCATCAGGATCATGTGCTCGGCGCCGAACCACAACCCCAACGCCAGGCACGCCACGGTGGCGAACAGCCCTCCGACTACCAGCGTAGTAAATGTCGGCCAGAACAGTTGGCGGATGCGCCGCAGGTTGAGGTACAGCGGCACCGCCAGGGCCACGGTGGCCGGGCCGAGAAGAATGTTCATGATCTCGGTGCTCTTGCGGTATTCGCTGTAGTCGATACCGCACAGCAGCAGTACGCCGATCACCACCAGCATCGACACCAGCACTGGCTGCAGGAAGATCCAGCGGGTCTTTTCGTAGGCCGCCAGCACCAGCTGGTAGGCGGCCAGCGTGATACCGATGCCGAACAGCGGGTGGTGGATGACCGCATCGAGCGCGCCCTGCCAGTCGAGGGTCATGGCCGCTCCTCGCGCTGGCCCTGGCGATGGATGAGTTTCTGCATCAGCACGCCGACGAACACCAGGGTCAGCAGGCAGGAGATCAGCAGCGCGCCGACGATGGCCCAGAAGTCCGCGGCGATATCCTTGGCGTAGACCATCACCCCCACCGCTGGGGGCACCAGCAGCAATGGCAGGTAGCGCAACAGGCTGCTGGCGGCATCATTGAGTGGCTTGCCCACTTCTCCACGGATCATCAGGAAGGCCAGCAGCAACAGCAGGCCGATGATCGGCCCGGGCAGGATCGCCAGGAACAGGTGATTGATCGCCGTCCCCAGCAACTGGAACAGCACCAGCCAGGTCAAACCACGCAACAGCATAAGGACCTCCCGAGAGCATGGCGGCCATTATAAGCACGCTAAGCAAGTGTCTATAAGGCGATATTCGGCGAAAAGCAGGCAACTTGACTGAAACGGTTCGTCGTGCTGATCTTGCACATTCGTACCAAATGACAATCTGGAGAGTCGCGATGCCCTATGTACCCGTTACAGAGCTTTCGCAGTACGTTGGAAAGGAACTGGGACGTTCCGCCTGGCTGAAGATCGACCAGCAACGCATCAACCTGTTCGCCGAGGCCACCGGCGATTTCCAGTTCATCCATGTGGACCCGGCGAAAGCGGCCAAGACCCCCTTCGGCACCACCATCGCCCATGGTTTCCTCACCCTGTCGCTGATCCCCAAGCTGATGGAAGACATCCTGGTGCTGCCCGAAGGGCTGAAGATGGTGGTCAACTACGGGCTCGACAGCGTGCGCTTCATCCAGCCGGTGAAGGTCGACAGCAATGTGCGATTGAAGGTCGAGCTGGTCGACGCCATTGAGAAGAAGCCTGGGCAGTGGTTGCTCAAGGCGACCGTCACCCTCGAGATCGAAGGTGAGGAGAAACCGGCCTATATCGCCGAACCGCTGTCGCTCTGTTTCGTCTGAGATCCCTGACACGATTTGTTGGGAATCCCCCAGCCCTGTGGGAGCCGCTGCCTTGTGCTGACTGCACTGGCCCATTTGCCGGCAAGGCCGGCTCCTACAGGCAAGGTGCTGATACCGGCCACATCCCCCTCGCATTCTGCGGCATACTCGGCGCATCGTTCGTCCGGACTCCACCATGCGCCCATTGCTCCCCCTCACCCTGATCCTGTTGCTCACTGCCTGTGGCGAAGGCGAACCCCTGTCGCCACCGGACGCACGCCTGCCCGATGGCGGTCGCTACCGTGGCCAGGTGGTCAATGGCCTGCTGCAGGGCGAAGGGCGCATCGACTACCCCAACGGCAGCTGGTACGCCGGCACCTTCAAGGATGGCCAGTGGCACGGCCAGGGCGAATGGCACGGCAGCAACGGCGAGGTGTACCGCGGCCAGTTCAGCGAAGGCCTGTTCCAGGGCCTGGGCGACCTCAGCACCCCTGGCAGCCACTATGCCGGCACCTTCAAACATGGCCGACGCGATGGCGAGGGCGCGCTCAAGCAGCACGACCAGACCTACCGTGGCCAATTCAAGGATGACCAGTACGATGGCGCCGGCCAGCTCGAACTGGCCGACGGCAGCCGCTACCAGGGCCTGTTCGCCAAGGGCAAGCCCAATGGCGCGGGTGTTCGCAGCGACGCCAGCGGCAACCAGTTCAGCGGCCACTTCATCGACGGCCAGCTACAAGGCGCCGGCACCTACGACAGCGCCGACGGCGAGCAATACATCGGTGAGTTCAAGGACAACCGCCTGGAAGGTCGCGGCCGCTACGAGAACGCCGATGGCGACGTGTGGATCGGCGACTTCAAGGACGGCGTGCTGGTCGGTGAAGGCGAGCTGCTGGGCAGCGATGGCAGCCGCTACAAGGGCGGCTTCCGCGACTGGCGCTTCAACGGCATGGGCACCCTGCAACTGGCTGATGGCAGCCAGTATGCCGGCGGCTTTGCCGACGACGCCTACCAGGGGCACGGCCAGCTGACCCGCGCCGACGGCAAGGCCGAGGGCGGCACCTGGGTCAATGGTGTGCGTGTGCGCGACGAGAAGGGCAAGCTGCTCCCCGACCCCCTCGACCTTGCCCTGCTCAACCAGGGCAAGCTGCTGGACGACGCACTGGCCAAGTTGCCTCGTTCGGCCGCACCGCTGCAGCTTTACAGCCTGGTGGTGGCCGGGGATGGCCAGCAGAGCGTGTTCCTGCGCGAAGCCGACTACGTCAGCAACATGCTCAAGGTGCGCTTCGGCGCCCAGGGCCAGGTCACCCTGGTCAACCACCGCGACCACCTGGCCGACCGCCCCATGGCCACCCGCGAGAACCTCACCCGCGCCGCCCGCACCCTGGCCGAACGCAGCGGCCCGGAAGACCTGGTGTTCATCTACCTGACCAGCCACGGCAGCCACGACCACCAGTTGGTGCTGGACCAGCCGCGCCTGCAACTGGCCGACCTGAGCGCCGGTGAACTGGCAAGCGCCCTGGCGCCGCTCAAGGAGCGTGACAAGGTGATTGTCATCTCGGCCTGCTATTCCGGGGGCTACATCGCCCCGCTCAAGGACGACCGGACCCTGATCATGACCGCCGCGCGCCCCGACCGGGTGTCTTTCGGCTGTTCGGAAGAAGCCGACTTCACCTACTTCGGCGATGCCCTGTTCGCCCAGGCGCTGAACCAGACCGACGACCTGAAACAGGCGTTTGAACTGGCGCGCAAGACCGTTGCCGAAAGAGAACGACGGGACGGTTTCGACGCCTCCGAGCCGCAACTGTGGGCGCCGCCAGCGGTAATCGCGCACTGGCAGCGCCTGCGCCGGCAGCAGGCCGAGCAAGCCTTGGGCACTGACGCCCGCCCCGCGGCGGGTGACCGCGCAAAAACACCGGGCACCCACTAAGCTTTGAAGTAACAAGGGAGAGACATCATGTACTTGACGCCTCAGCATGTCCTGCTTGCCGGTGCCACGGGTCTGACGGGTGAACACCTGCTCGACCGCCTGCTCAACGAACCCACCATCAGCCGTGTGCTGGCGCCAACCCGCCGGCCACTGGCCGAGCACCCGCACCTGGAAAACCCGGTGGGTGACCCGGCTGTGTTTCTCCCGCAACTGGCTGGCCGCGTCGATATCGCCTTCTGCTGCCTGGGCACCACGCTCAAGCAGGCCGGTTCCGAATCCGCCTTCCGCGCCGTCGACCTGGACATGGTCGTGGCCTTCAGCAAACGTGCCCGGGAGATGGGCGCGCGCCACCTGCTGGTGATCAGCGCCCTGGGCGCAGACCCGAAATCCACGATCTTCTACAACCGGGTCAAGGGTGAAATGGAGGAGGCGCTCAAGCAACAGGATTGGCCGCAGCTGACCATCGTGCGACCGTCGCTGCTGCTGGGTGAACGCACCCAACCGCGGCTGGGCGAACGCCTGGCCGCGCCGCTGATGCGCCTGGTACCAGGCAAGTACCGGGGCATCGAGGTTTGTGCCTTGGCCCGGGCGTTGTGGCGCCTGGCGCTGGAGGAGGAGGACGGCATACGCGTCGTCGAGTCCGACGAGTTGCGCAAGCTGGGCAAGCGCTGATCATCTGACCTGACGCGACCTCTGTAGGAGAGGCTTCAGCCGCGATGTGGACAACGCGGTGCCCGGCATTCGCTTCGCGAATGATCGCGGCTGAAGCCGCTCCTACAGGCTTCACTCGCTGACCTGGAACTCCACCCGCGCCGTTTCACCACTTTCATCCAGCGCACTCAACTCGGTCCGCCCAACCTGCTCGAAACGCACCAGCAAGCTGTCCTGGCCACGGGTCTCGCCCAGCGGCTGACCATTGAGGAACCACCAGCGCTGCCCGCCGCCTCCCAACGCCGAGACACGCAACTGCAACGCCTCGCTGCTGGTGGCAGGCCTTCGCAGGTTGTCGCCCGGGCGCACGCCGACGATCGACAGGGGCGGCGCGCTGGCTCCCACTAGCGGCGGGCAGGTCGGATCCACGGCCGGCAACCGGACCAACCGTCGTTCGGCCCGGGGCAACCAAGGCTCCAGGGGGGCCGGCCACAACGCGATGTCACGGGCCGTGGCGCCAGGACAACCGCTGCCCACCCGCAACCCCTGCTCATTCACCCAGACGGACTCATGCAACCCAAGCCCCAACGGCTGGTCGGCCGCCTGCAAGGTCGGCGGAGTGGTGCCGTCGAGGGTCCAGGCAAAGCGCTGGCGGCGGCAGTTGGGGTCCTGGCGGTTCATCGGCTGGCCCAACGGCCAGCAGATCGCCGCGACTCCCACCGACTCCGGCACCGGCTCCACCGGCACGTTGATGCCACGCTGGGCATCGCGATTGCTGAGCAGGTCGTGCACCTGGAGCATCAACGGCGCCGCCGAGGCCAGGCCGAACTGCCCTGGAACCGGGGTACCATCGGGGCGGCCGATCCACACGCCGATCAGGTAGCGCGGACCGACGCCGACCGACCAGGCATCGCGAAAACCATAGCTGGTGCCTGTCTTCCAGGCCAACTGTGGCCGCTGCACCAGTTCGGCGTGAGGGTCGCGGTCCGGACGGGCCAGGCCGCTGAGAATACGCCGGGTGATCCAGGCCGAGCCCGGCGACAACAGCCGCCGCTCCAGCAACGGGTCCTGGGGTTGCAGGCGGATCTGCGCGCTGCGCCCCTCACGGGCGAACGCGGCATAGCCACCGACCAGATCCTCCAACCGGCTGCCCGCGCCCCCCAGGATCAGCGACAAGTTCGGCTCAGCCAACGGCGGCAGAATCAACGGCACGCCGCCCATGCGCATCTGCGCGGCGAAACGCTTCGGGCCATAGGCCTCGAGCAACTGCACCGCCGGCAGGTTGAGCGACAGCGCCAACGCGGAGCTGGCCGACACCGGGCCACTGAAGCCCATGGAGAAATTGCCCGGGCGATAGTCACCATAACGCCGCGGTACATCCTGCAGCAGCGACTCGGAATGGATCAGGCCCTCGTCCATGGCCATGGCATAGAGGAAGGGTTTGAGCGTCGAGCCGGGCGAACGCAGGGCGTGGATCATGTCGACATGGCCGAAGCGACGCTCATCGGCCAGGTCGATCGACCCCAGATAGGCGCGCACCGCCATGCTTTGCGTCTCCACCACCAGCAGCGCGGCCGAGGTGCGTTCAGGCAGTCGGGCGCGCCAGCCCAGCAACAGGTCTTCCAGACGCCGCTGCAGGGCGGCGTCGATCGTCGTACGGATCAGTGGCGGGCTGTCGGGGCTGTTCAGGCGTCGAGCCAGCAGCGGTGCCAGCGCCGGCTCCTGGCGAGGGGCGAGCAGCAACGGTTCCTCGCGTGCTTCGTCGATGCGCTGGGCCGGCCACACCTGGTACTCGGCCAGGCGTTGCAGGACCTTGTCACGGGCGCGCTGGGCGCGCTCGGGGTGACGGTCGGGGCGCAAGCGGCTGGGGGCCTGGGGCAATACGGCGAGCAACGCCGCCTCGGCGGGCGTCAAGTGCTTCGGCGACTTGCCCAGGTAGGCCCAGCTGGCCGCCGCCACCCCTTGCAGGGTGCCGCCGAAGGGCGCGCGGTTCAGGTAGAGCTGCAGGATCTCCTGTTTCGACAGGTGCCACTCCAGCTGTGCCGTGCGCCACAACTGGCGCAGCTTGCCCGCCAGGGTGCGGTCGTGCGGGTCGAGCAGACGCGCCACCTGCATCGACAGGGTGCTGCCCCCCGACACCACGCGCCCGCCACGCACGTTGAGCCAGGCCGCCCGGGCCAGGGCCATGGGGTTGACCCCGGGGTGCTGATAGAACCAGCGATCCTCATAGGCCAGCAATGCCTCGAGGTACAGCGGCGACACCTCGTCCGGGCTGACCGGGTAACGCCATACGCCATCGGCGTCGGCGAAGCGCCACAACGGCGTGCCGTCCTCGGCCAGCACCACCCGCGCCAGATCGTCGCCGGGCATCGGCAATGGCCAGATTCGATCGGCCAGCCATAGCAAGGCAAAGGTCGACAGGATCGTCACGCAGACTCGGCGTAGCCCCCTGGCAAGGCGCGGGCGCGCTAAGCTTGGCATCGGGAACCGACCGGGCCGGAGGATGGCCAAAGGCGGGGAACCGCCGATTCGTTCATCAGGAAGCGACTATGCATGTAGAAGGTTTTTTCGAGTGGCTGGGCCAGGTACTGGGTTCGGTGATCCGTTTCATCGTCGACGGCCTGGGCGGGTTGTTCAACCTGCTGGCCAACGCCGGCGGCAATTTCATCGACGGCCTGGCGCGCACGCTGGGGATGGACACCTCGCTGGTCAGCATCCTGGCACTCATCGTTGGCCTGATGTTGCTGTACTCGGCGATCCGCGCGTTCCTGCGGGCGTCGATCGTCCTCGGGATCATCTGGACGATGCTGGGGTTGTGGGTGTTGAGCTGGGTGGTGCATTGAGCACTTGTCACAGCACTGGCGTGGGAGCGGCCTTGCGTCGCGAAAGGGCTGCATAGCAGCCCCAGCGACCTTTGCCGAACCGTCTGGATCCTGGGGCCGCTCTGCGGCCCTTTCGCGACGCAAGGCCGCTCCTACAGGAGGCGCGTTGGTTCAGCGGGCGCGCACCACCATCTCTCCCTGGCTCTCGCCAATCGCCTGCAAGTTCGGCCGGTACATCGACTCCACCTGCGGTGGCGGAATGCGGTAGCTGCCCGGCGTCACCGCACGGGCCAGGTACAGCAGGTGGGTGGTGCCGTAGCTGTCCAGCTTGAGCGCCGCCACATAGCGATCGTCACGGTACTCCTGGTGCACCACGCTGGCGTTCTGCATCGACTCGCGCCACTGCTTCACCGCACTGCTGGCGTTATCCAGGCTGGCAGCGCTCTGGGCGAGGTTCTGGTTTTCCAGCTCCAGGCCCGCCGGCAGCAGGTCCACCACCAACGCGTCAAGCACCTGGCTTTGCGCTTTGAGCGCCAGGTGCACCAGCACCAGGTCGCCACTGCGCAGGCTGCGCACATCCAGCTGCTGGCCATTCATGCCCAGGTACTCGCGACGGATCTCCAGGCCGTTGCCACTGGCAGCCGGGGCCTGGCGCGGGTAGCCGGACAAGGTCAGTTGCTGGTACAGCGTGTCGCCACCCTCGTTCTGCACGGTCAGCGGCGAGGCCAGCAATGGGCCTTCGAGCTTCATCCCCGAGTCGTTGTTACTGAACTCGCGGATTTCACCGGCGCTGTTCAGGCGCGCCTTCCAGTTGCCCTCGGGCTTGCCCAACAGGCCGCGGCCGGCGAGGAACAGCGCGTTGCGCTCCTGGGTGGACAGCCAGCGGTTGGCGGCCAGTTCGTCGGACAGCGCGAACAGGCGCTGGTCAACTTGATTGCCCGCCAGGTTGTTCTCCTGCAGCAGCGCCAGGATCAGCGCCTGGTCACGCACGGCACTGCCGTAGTCGGCCATCCAGCCCTTGCCGCGGCCAACCGCCAGGCCGGCCTTGAGCACGTCCTGCGAACGCTGCTTGTCGCCCATCTTGTCCAGCGCCACCGCCAGTTGCACCAGCGGCAGCCCGGAACGGGCATCGGCGCGGCGATCGTACAGGCTGCGCAGGGCACCCAGCGGCGCCTGTTGACTGCGCGCCAGCACCAGGCCGGCGTAGGCCTGCACGGCGAAGCGGATGTGGTCGGCGTCCTGGCTGTAATCGACTTCGATCAGGTTGCGCTCCTGCACATAACGCAGCAGGCGTTCGGTGGCCTTCTTCAGCACTTCGGCCGGCACACCGTAGCCTTGCTCGCGGGCCCGCAGCAGGAAGTCGGTGACATAGGCGGTCAACCAGTACTCTTCCTCGCTGTCGGAACTCCACAGGCCGAAGCTGCCGTTGTAGCGCTGCATCCCCAGCAGGTGCTCGATGCCCATCTCGATCTTGCGCTTGCGCACATCGGCCGGCTCGCCCTTGATGCCCAGGCGCTTGAGGCTGTCGGCGTCGGCGTACAGCGACGGGTACAGGCCACTGGTGGTCTGCTCCAGGCAACCGTAGGGGTAGGCCTCGAGGGCGCGGATCTGCTCGGCCAGGTTCAGCGGTGGGCGGCTCGACAGCGCCAGGGTGGCTTCCAGGCCGGCCGCTTCGAACTCGGCCAGATCGCTCTCAGGCAGATTCCAGGGTTGGTCCTTCAACGCCACACGGTAATGCTTGAGCATCGCCGGGTAGGCCGGGCGAACACCCAGGGTCCACTCGCGCTCGAAGGCATTGGCCGGTTCGCCCGGTAGCTGCAGGCCATTGACCTGCACGCGCACCTTGCCCTGGCCCAGGCCACCCTGGGCCTGCACCGGTATCATCAATGTGATGCGCTGGCCTTCGCCGAGTGCGACGTTCTGCTGGGCGCCACCGACCAGGCTCAGTTGGCCTTCGGCGACCAGTTGCACGGTCAGTTGCTGGGCACGGCCGGAGAGGTTGGCCAGGTCCAGCGCCAGGCTGGTGCGGTCGCCACCGGCGAGGAAGCGTGGTGCCGACAGCTCGGCGATCAGCGGCGCGGCAACCACGGTCTTGCCTTCGGCCACACCGAAGTGCTCTTCGGTCCAGGCCTGGGCCATCAAGCGCAGTTCGCCGTTGAAGTCGGGGATGTCGACCGTGGCCTGTCCCTCACCCTTGTCATCGAGTGTCACCGGCACACTCTGCTGGGCGACGATGGTCACCGTGGTGTTCGGGCGCTTGCCGCCCTTGGCCATGGCGGCGTCACCGCCGAAGGCGAGGCTGGCCAGGCGGCCCTGGCCGGCTTCGATCAGCTGGCCGTAGATGTCCAGCTGGTCGGCGCCGTAGGCCTTGCGCCCGAATAGGCTGGCGAACGGATCGGGGGTCTTGAAGTCGGTGATGTTGAGGATGCCTACGTCCACCGCGGACAGCAGTACGTGGATCTGCTTCGGCACACTGCCGTCGGCATTGGCGGCCTTGAACTTGACCGTCAGCGGTTGCTTGGGTCGCATCTTCTCCGGCGCCTGCAAGCTGACCGCGAGCTTGCGCTCGGCGCGGTCCAACGGCAGGTGCAGCACACCCACGGCGCGTTTGGGGGTGGCGTTGGCCTTGCGCTCGCCCGGGCGGATCACCAGGGCGCTGATGTACAGGTCGTGGCGGGCCCATTTCTTGTCCAGCTCGACGTCGAAGGTCTTGCCCTCGGCCGGTACGTCGATTTCCTGCCACCACAGCGGGCCATCGGCGGACTCGATCATCAGGTAGCCACTGCCGGCGGCCGGCGGGGTGACGGTGACCTTGGCCGTGGCACCGTCCTTATAGGCCGGTTTGTCCAGGGCGATTTTCACCTGGTCGGGGCGCACGGCACCGCCTTCGGCGTTGTCCTGGGCACGGTAGCCGGCCCAGAAGCGCTCGCTGGAGACCAGGCCGGTCTGCGGGTCTTCCACTTCGACACGGTACGGGCCCCACTCCACCTGGAAGTTCAGCTTGGCGGTGGAACCGGCCTTCACACTGACGGTTTCCTCGGCCTGGGTGAGGAATTTCTCGTTGTAGTTGTAGCTCCAGCCGTCGCTCTGCGAGTAGTTCCAGTAGTAGTCGCGGCGTTCGCGAATCAGGCGCACCTTCAGGTTGTTGGCGGCGAGTTTCTTGCCGTCGCGGTCGGCGACCAGGAACTCGAACTCCACCGGGCCATCGCCGTCGGTCTCTTCGCCATCGAACAGGCCACGCAGGCCCGGCAGGCGCTCGGCGGGCCAGATCGGTTGCTCCAGGCGGCGGGTGATCGGCCGGCCACCGGACTCCTGCAGGCTGGCCTGTACGGTCAGCAACAGCGGCGAGCGGGCTTCGGCCCAGCGGCTGTCGATGTCGATTCGCGACTTGCCGTTCTGGTCGAGGGTGACTTCGTCCAGCTCCAGGTCCTGGCTCAGGTCGGTCTCGGTGATCGCGCCGAACTGGTAGCCCGGCAGCGCCTTCACCGCTTCACGCAGCGGGCGCACGTAGGCCTGGCCGCTCAGGCGATTGCCGGCGGCGGGCGCGCCATAGAGGTAGCGGCCATTGACCTGAATCGACGCGGTCTCGTCCGGCGACAGCGGCGTGCTGCTGCCCTTGAGCTCCAGCGCCAGGCGCTCGGGGAGGAAGTCCTCGACGAGGAATTCATAGACCTGCTTGCGGCCACCGCCCAGGTCCAGCAGCAGTTGCCAGCGGCCGGTCGGTGCCTCGGTGGCGAGTTGCAGCTGGTACTGGAACAGGCCGTTCTGGTCGGCCTCCCAGACGAACTTGCGGCTGACCTGTTCGTCGGGGCGGCGCACTTCGACGCTCACCGGCTGGGCTTTGACCGGCTTGCCGTCCTGGTCACGCAGCAGGCCGTTGAGCAGTACGGTCTCGCCCGGACGATAGAGGTCACGCGGGCCGAAGATGAAGAATTGCAGCGGGTTGGCCTGGGGGCCGGTGATATCGAACTCGGCCAGGTCCAGCGCGGCAGTATTCAGCCGCAACAAGGTGGTGTGCACGCCCTGGGTGGCGATCAGGGTGTCGGCCTTCGTGGTGATGGGTAGCTGGGCATGGCCATCGCCATCGGTCTTGGCCTGGGCCAGCAGCTTGCCCTTGTCGTCGTGCAGTTCGAGGGTGACGTCCTTGAGCGCCTTGCCGCCTTCCAGGGCCTGGGTGAACACGTCCAGGCGATCACGGTAGCGGTGGGCGGACACGCCGATATCACTCAAGGTGAACAGGGTGGCCGGTTGCGAGTAGTCGTAGGTGCCCGAGGCGCGCATCACTGCCAGGTACACGCCCGGCTCCTGCAGTGGTTTGATCCCGGCGATCGGCAACAGCAC
This genomic stretch from Pseudomonas entomophila L48 harbors:
- a CDS encoding bifunctional DedA family/phosphatase PAP2 family protein, which codes for MGQWLDSLTAWLGANPQWLGLAIFVIACVECLAIAGIIVPGTVLLFAVAVLAGSGAFTLGETLLLGFLGGVLGDAISYGVGKYFHQNIRRLPLLRGHPEWIGSAEAYFQRYGIASLLVGRFIGPLRPMLPMVAGMFDMPLPRFIAVSLVAGAGWSVAYLLPGWATGAAMRLPLPEGFWLDAGIVFGTLAVLIGLSLNSSLRDQRYGTRLIAGLSGLAVAALFIGWPYLNEFDQGLMTLVQEHRSQAIDGAVVMITRLGDFRTQFFLGGLLTGLLLLARQWRHALFAGATLIGTALANGSLKWLFARARPEVLADPLTSYSMPSGHSSASFAFFLVLAVLAGRGQPPRMRLTWVMLGCLPALAIALSRVYLGAHWPTDILAGALLACCVCAASLTLVQHRQPLMALSQRVWWLVLPACVALLAFFMLHALPKALLRYQY
- a CDS encoding LrgB family protein, whose product is MTLDWQGALDAVIHHPLFGIGITLAAYQLVLAAYEKTRWIFLQPVLVSMLVVIGVLLLCGIDYSEYRKSTEIMNILLGPATVALAVPLYLNLRRIRQLFWPTFTTLVVGGLFATVACLALGLWFGAEHMILMTMAPKSVTSPIAMLVAEQIGGVAALAAVFVLITGVIGAIFGPALLTRFGVLSPEARGMALGVTAHAVGTSVALQESDECGAFAALAMSLMGVATAVFLPLAVSLVA
- a CDS encoding CidA/LrgA family protein, translated to MLLRGLTWLVLFQLLGTAINHLFLAILPGPIIGLLLLLAFLMIRGEVGKPLNDAASSLLRYLPLLLVPPAVGVMVYAKDIAADFWAIVGALLISCLLTLVFVGVLMQKLIHRQGQREERP
- a CDS encoding DNA-3-methyladenine glycosylase; the encoded protein is MSAPAPCPARALPDSFFDRDAQTLARELLGKVIRHRHGDLWLAARIIETEAYYLTDKGSHASLGYTEKRKALFLDGGHIYMYYARGGDSLNFSAQGPGNAVLIKSAYPWVDALSDENSLAQMQLNNPDASGNLRPPERLCNGQTLLCRAMGLKVPHWDAQRFDPERLYVEDCGIAVNRVIQAARLGIPHGRDEHLPYRFVDAEYARYCTRNPLRRGQHEGHDFFILEQGN
- a CDS encoding LON peptidase substrate-binding domain-containing protein, with product MTLPLFPLNTVLFPGCLLDLQIFEARYLDMIGRCMKQGAGFGVVCILEGEQVGKAPPVVASIGCEALIRDFVQQDNGLLGIRVEGVRRFTVEQTEVQKDQLMLAEVQWLPDQADSPLVEQDDDLLALLLALGEHPMVEALDMPRDVDGRQALGNQLAYLLPFMEEDKLDLLAIDSPQRRLEAIQALLERIQGELFA
- a CDS encoding MaoC family dehydratase → MPYVPVTELSQYVGKELGRSAWLKIDQQRINLFAEATGDFQFIHVDPAKAAKTPFGTTIAHGFLTLSLIPKLMEDILVLPEGLKMVVNYGLDSVRFIQPVKVDSNVRLKVELVDAIEKKPGQWLLKATVTLEIEGEEKPAYIAEPLSLCFV
- a CDS encoding C13 family peptidase; translated protein: MRPLLPLTLILLLTACGEGEPLSPPDARLPDGGRYRGQVVNGLLQGEGRIDYPNGSWYAGTFKDGQWHGQGEWHGSNGEVYRGQFSEGLFQGLGDLSTPGSHYAGTFKHGRRDGEGALKQHDQTYRGQFKDDQYDGAGQLELADGSRYQGLFAKGKPNGAGVRSDASGNQFSGHFIDGQLQGAGTYDSADGEQYIGEFKDNRLEGRGRYENADGDVWIGDFKDGVLVGEGELLGSDGSRYKGGFRDWRFNGMGTLQLADGSQYAGGFADDAYQGHGQLTRADGKAEGGTWVNGVRVRDEKGKLLPDPLDLALLNQGKLLDDALAKLPRSAAPLQLYSLVVAGDGQQSVFLREADYVSNMLKVRFGAQGQVTLVNHRDHLADRPMATRENLTRAARTLAERSGPEDLVFIYLTSHGSHDHQLVLDQPRLQLADLSAGELASALAPLKERDKVIVISACYSGGYIAPLKDDRTLIMTAARPDRVSFGCSEEADFTYFGDALFAQALNQTDDLKQAFELARKTVAERERRDGFDASEPQLWAPPAVIAHWQRLRRQQAEQALGTDARPAAGDRAKTPGTH